One region of Amphiprion ocellaris isolate individual 3 ecotype Okinawa chromosome 9, ASM2253959v1, whole genome shotgun sequence genomic DNA includes:
- the cep192 gene encoding centrosomal protein of 192 kDa isoform X3, translated as MADSFYKLEDEAFPSFLCKSLDSTSGRATLGNVTLGSGPGLPVAASTVAKIRPGSDNRGDSVEASYLEGRELQQTNPQSSVGEQPKFALSFKDDLDNADDFIAAHRFSDMLVKINLDECTSRNQGSMLGPLPTQAGSVNGRPTELGTDLSTGLLTFAQFGHKDSTDIKSMEPSQVLPAPVEDNHVQSDGMDSDHFSGSNSSFLANEKLMSVDSMNSDITDDDIDLNNLPDDELELYFNKLVPPAMQRGRVEGQEIPATEVAGAADDRSNPISAEPEPYRHQFLGHYDQEDFRMPDVRLAATGMDSCPASDEDTEDELESARRTSNASRTRLLPSMSRQLVGESNRPSFRPGLEGGSSDDEGSSGHGGPFLSGIEHRRSAEGQVINPPVTGDGGGGDGSSGSEESGNDGGVSTIPLPATNIQTTYDALRGLGIVGSSAVGEDGDDDLNSLLGHGRNSLTRHTEMGDRVGPVGTGEASSSLGTSGGSQRLTPVNWSMVLDRQEVLDAMESTDSGPTVDRLLDSVYLRSGAGLRRLQDSANITASNLQGTQGSFHLSQALLPGCDDNDDDGVDEPDGARPSLGLRGGPCGDVTAAEASDSTSEDDHNPLSTSLEAKYFSQSLLQEQEDSDDGWNHCPDNVELEFQQGASHGVVYQNENGQWVTDLAYYSSFEKEVNGKALENASQFETEDFVSASDAIERIVKDQEEFEKEHQFMQEEKIEPASSNSTFQSDSSWKLPANGNILMRASQVSSEFKQEDESYLRLSLGQFFGQRSEALGCLGINEVDVDAVKRPSFGYIITSPEKREPFPLIHSSEFRDNSPHSETMELSEADKTLNPEDLDKTLEAPSERLLSKGDTDPVPCHQEDHPVSAALPDSNEGSGSESSLANQSCVSPDINASNLMLSISTISSAIANASISTDPSQLAAMIMELSKKSKVRNRPTSARLVGPTSAEEVLSEPNKGTVLDTLQRSTYVGEMSAFDMEKYLKKTDVSGSSDSYGAHTTFDLSGWVDNLSSSQRNPHAGYPEKQGNAAQQVDSETTQFPTSTKVKEKDREGEMTLTNQSSSAMQLSGALSPPNSVDSKRSSIPHHHPSFSSARRSVGSGQPSTHKPPADATGSCDKTCALSTSTYGSLGGTSEKNGIRLGEVNPQASNISSSETSHKTDKNLSSTTPGWRKGQSGLPGLKGSSPQTQRLTNADHQQQDRPSDSPEKKPLPRNTPVAPLPHSSVENAGFSCQNIQPPLHPVSELQKDCSEPCAEETQCNFRPSTSPLTHSSPSQTSVPSAEGVFSPSSSSGGLADRRPGLELSPQSICSSPSLSRLTYISMHDGTVVPTPERQKNNRTMALSTTIIRFSPTPPVEPDEQSNLDVLGLARNLDQVQPQHSKSLDPLPAQQSKSPEPRSGSALSCTRSQSECNYHCTGDRVGDISAGCKNHRHLSESNVRQLTKVDSGYCSNLNIQQNSNSAAPLSSQQWGTASSVSSSVYAGGLGMLPPYLADRLHYVPIHSFKSQCPGMIDLPHQGDMQSLLTGRSLFNSQLPQQYLGPEAQLHPSVYHVGATGNDLYSVTSTGILNNDLTVRHLHPNLGPPGISGAAGSHHLPRPHQSQQEVGMMGKAYSQYGVEPMGTNGLEELRGQVVVPEELRFPHACCVGIASQTSLSLFNPSERWQQVSITVTSLSIDGEKVDSLPYQWLMVKNKTIIGPKSTEEQKVLFIPPQAGVYQCILSVYSWPAAAETEVAARANIFARRVALVAIAENPSLEIEVSKSGCLDFGDLPGGSAKSLPVKVLNRTHATVPIRLVISANATAWRCFTFSKHPVTMTSEGAQQAGHMTPVSSPLVMNHVMHASYGENPESFMVWVHFKAPQKYTVSSGELGPADEYSARVDIEVDCPGPSHVIRSIPLRARSGTARVHAPKDLQTVSLSAPLGKSSQQTLPLKNAGNIDVQLKLKSSEAENSFSVTPDELFLGVGEEQGIVVSFKAKGNRKSRESLLTILVLPSGPQYEVILKGEVIPEDSGKRALPAAAAVCGPGLTNDVPPILSNKQFVAWGGVTLGRAVQQKLVLRNNSTDASQQLRLLIRGQDQDCFQLQSMFSPEERLTRHGELSIRPKEDVTVHLLFAPTRVACMLAKLEIKQSGVRPSQPGVKFTIPLSGYGGTSNIILEEQRKQADGYVATLTDIAAGRISKVCLCVRNTGSRAAFIKAVAFSDVQTRSVMEPSIISLAPSQFVLKERTQEVITVLMKSTQREQSLCESANALLATVCLFCGDEVSRQQYRRLLQSKPEVVRKALSENSLLKNIDFNEKFLGEENVTETYDLPQRPNEAHIFYGNMSKVVVSLLGSTNSRDCEESERSELLLPSTRHSSETDSGSTNGNASLDVLPVKGPQGPALRVAEPSLKVSEPLHRQPESWTIHPEQLVLAAPTITGASTTSHVQIRNSTSRELNFDLSWPAHCLTITPQHGVIEPQCHLQILVSPNPSLATKPALLPWSGQIYVQCDGRQKFIKVQIRRDLALDVSAAPADSTLSALPPQAATPVLPVARLTKPLLTPQTPLDLLEISNKTIIFPTTPSGESSEAQLEVQNGEVEVRWYLSSFAPPYVKGVDNTGDVYRATYTAFRCSRVSGTLGAHEKMQVPISFLPRDRGDYAQFWDLECHPVSEPQQKTRIRFQLCGTGVRSGPMEGPEEGDCSLVKTEAPFKTRKRADASAVKTSQEEAVWRGVHSPQDLYTFPATRVGESSTLKVSFRNNSSDTHEITALSEATRPVQAQHCRQTRWLAAHPVRNKWKSCYSADR; from the exons AGGAGATTCTGTTGAGGCATCATATCTGGAGGgcagagagctgcagcagaccAACCCACAGTCATCTGTTGGAGAACAGCCTAAGTTTGCCCTAAGCTTCAAAGATGACTT GGACAATGCAGATGACTTCATTGCAGCCCACCGTTTTTCAGACATGCTGGTGAAGATTAATCTGGATGAGTGTACATCCAGAAACCAAGGCTCCATGCTGGGCCCTCTTCCCACCCAGGCAGGCTCAGTCAACGGCCGGCCCACAGAACTTGGAACAG ATCTGTCAACAGGACTTTTGACCTTTGCCCAGTTTGGACATAAGGATAGTACAGATATAAAG TCCATGGAGCCATCTCAGGTCTTACCAGCTCCAGTTGAGGACAACCATGTCCAGAGTGACGGAATGGACAGTGATCATTTTAGTGGCAGTAACTCAAGCTTCCTGGCAAATGAGAAGCTCATGTCTGTGGACAGCATGAACAGTGATATCACAG ATGATgatattgatttaaacaacctGCCTGATGATGAGCTGGAGCTGTACTTCAATAAACTGGTCCCTCCTGCCATGCAGAGAGGCAGAGTTGAGGGTCAGGAGATTCCTGCAACA GAAGTGGCGGGTGCTGCTGATGACCGATCAAACCCTATTTCTGCCGAGCCTGAACCTTACAGACACCAGTTTCTTGGTCATTATGATCAG GAGGACTTCCGGATGCCTGATGTGCGCCTGGCTGCTACAGGAATGGACTCCTGTCCAGCCAGTGACGAGGACACCGAGGATGAGCTGGAATCTGCAAGAAGGACCAGTAATGCTTCTAGGACACGGTTGCTGCCAAGCATGTCCAGACAGCtg GTCGGAGAAAGTAACCGTCCAAGTTTCAGACCTGGCTTAGAAGGGGGCAGTTCGGATGACGAGGGTTCCAGTGGCCACGGTGGTCCATTTCTGTCTGGCATTGAACACAGACGATCTGCTGAAGGACAAGTCATCAATCCTCCTGTCACAG gtgatggaggaggtggagatgggAGCAGTGGCAGTGAGGAAAGTGGAAATGATGGAGGAGTGTCCACCATTCCCCTTCCAGCGACTAACATCCAGACCACTTATGATGCGCTTCGTGGTCTGGGGATTGTGGGTAGCAGTGCTGTTGGTGAAGATGGGGATGATGATCTGAATAGTCTGCTTGGACATGGAAGGAACAGCCTTACCAGACACACTGAG ATGGGGGACCGGGTTGGTCCTGTTGGAACAGGTGAGGCCAGCTCCTCTTTGGGAACATCTGGTGGATCTCAGAGACTTACTCCTGTAAACTGGAGCATGGTATTGGACCGACAGGAGGTACTG GATGCCATGGAGAGCACAGACTCTGGGCCGACAGTTGACCGACTGTTGGACTCAGTCTACCTGAGGAGTGGAGCTGGACTGAGGAGACTTCAGGATTCAGCAAACATAACCGCTTCTAACCTTCAAGGCACCCAGGGGAGTTTTCATCTCTCCCAG GCGCTGCTTCCAGGGTGTGATGACAACGATGATGATGGAGTCGATGAGCCTGATGGTGCGAGGCCCTCCTTAGGCTTGAGAGGAGGACCCTGTGGTGATGTGACTGCTGCTGAGGCCTCAGACAGTACCAGTGAGGATGACCACAACCCCCTTTCCACTTCCCTGGAAGCCAAATATTTCTCCCAGAGCCTCCTCCAGGAACAAGAAGATTCTGATGATGGGTGGAATCACTGCCCTGACAACGTGGAGCTGGAATTTCAACAAG GTGCCAGTCATGGTGTGGTGTACCAGAATGAGAATGGGCAGTGGGTGACAGACCTGGCATATTACTCCTCCTTTGAGAAAGAAGTTAATGGGAAAGCATTGGAGAATGCTAGCCAGTTTGAAACAGAGGACTTTGTTTCTGCCA GTGATGCTATTGAAAGGATAGTGAAGGATCAAGAAGAATTTGAAAAGGAGCACCAGTTCATGCAG GAGGAGAAGATTGAACCAGCCAGCAGCAACAGCACCTTTCAGAGTGACTCATCCTGGAAGCTCCCTGCCAATGGCAACATCTTAATGAGGGCTTCCCAGGTCTCGTCAGAGTTTAAGCAGGAAGATGAAAGCTACCTGCGACTCTCCTTGGGGCAGTTTTTTGGGCAACGCTCTGAAGCCCTGGGTTGTTTGGGCATCAATGAAGTGGATGTGGATGCGGTTAAACGG CCATCCTTTGGCTACATTATTACCTCTCCAGAGAAGAGGGAACCATTTCCTCTGATTCACTCCTCAGAGTTTAGAGACAACTCTCCCCACAGTGAAACCATGGAACTCAGTGAAGCAGACAAAACGCTCAATCCAG AGGACCTAGATAAAACGCTTGAAGCTCCATCTGAAAGACTGTTATCAAAAGGCGATACTGATCCAGTACCTTGTCACCAAGAG gaCCATCCTGTTAGTGCTGCACTGCCTGACAGCAATGAAGGCTCAGGCTCCGAGTCATCCCTGGCTAACCAAAGCTGTGTGTCCCCTGACATTAATGCCAGTAATCTGATGCTTAGCATCAGTACAATTTCTTCAGCCATTGCTAATGCATCCATCAGCACTGACCCATCACAGTTAGCCGCCATGATCATGGAGCTGTCAAAGAAGAGTAAGGTGAGGAATCGTCCAACATCTGCAAGGCTTGTCGGTCCCACTTCAGCTGAAGAG GTCCTTTCTGAGCCAAATAAGGGCACCGTTTTAGACACACTGCAGAGAAGCACATATGTTGGAGAGATGAGTGCCTTTGACATGGAGAAATACCTGAAAAAGACTGATGTGTCTGGCAGCAGTGATTCCTATGGGGCACACACTACCTTTGACTTGAGTGGTTGGGTTGACAATCTGAGCAGTTCTCAGAGGAACCCTCACGCAGGATATCCTGAGAAACAGGGGAACGCAGCTCAGCAAGTGGACAGTGAGACTACACAGTTTCCTACAAGTACCAAAGTTaaggagaaagacagagagggagagatgacatTGACAAACCAAAGCTCATCTGCAATGCAGCTTTCTGGTGCATTATCACCTCCTAACAGTGTTGACTCAAAAAGGAGCTCTAttcctcatcatcatccttcTTTCAGCTCTGCCAGAAGGTCTGTGGGCTCAGGGCAACCTTCCACACACAAGCCTCCTGCAGACGCAACGGGATCTTGTGATAAAACTTGTGCTTTGTCAACCAGTACTTATGGTTCCTTAGGCGGGACctctgaaaaaaatggaatcaggCTGGGCGAAGTGAATCCACAAGCATCCAACATTAGCTCTTCAGAAACCTCACATAAGACTGATAAAAACTTATCCTCAACCACCCCAGGCTGGAGGAAAGGGCAGTCAGGCCTCCCTGGCCTTAAAGGTTCCTCTCCCCAGACCCAGAGGCTGACTAATGCAGACCACCAGCAGCAGGACAGACCCAGTGattctccagagaagaaaccaCTGCCTAGGAATACCCCTGTGGCTCCACTACCTCATAGCTCAGTGGAGAACGCTGGCTTCTCCTGTCAAAACATCCAGCCTCCATTACACCCTGTATCTG AACTGCAGAAAGATTGTTCTGAGCCGTGTGCGGAGGAGACACAGTGTAACTTCAGACCGTCCACCTCTCCTCTTACCCACTCCTCTCCAAGTCAGACCTCTGTTCCCAGTGCTGAGGG TGTATTTTCACCTTCGTCATCCAGTGGAGGCCTGGCAGACAGACGTCCGGGTCTTGAACTCTCCCCTCAGTCTATTTGTTCCAGTCCCAGTCTCAGTAGGCTTACATACATCTCAATGCATGATGGCACTGTTGTACCTACACCTGAGAGGCAAAAG AATAACCGTACCATGGCACTGAGCACCACCATCATCAGATTCAGTCCAACCCCACCTGTGGAACCTGATGAACAGTCTAACCTGGATGTTCTTGGCCTGGCCAGAAACCTTGATCAGGTTCAACCACAGCATTCTAAAAGTCTGGACCCACTACCAGCGCAGCAGAGTAAAAGCCCAGAGCCCCGTAGTGGTTCTGCTCTGAGCTGTACCCGCAGCCAGAGTGAGTGTAACTACCACTGCACTGGGGACAGAGttggtgacatttcagcagGTTGCAAAAACCACAGGCACCTCTCTGAGTCAAATGTAAGGCAACTCACTAAAGTGGACTCAGGCTACTGCAGTAATCTGAACATTCAGCAAAATAGCAACTCTGCAGCTCCCCTCAGCTCCCAGCAGTGGGGCACCGCTAGCTCAGTGTCGTCGTCCGTGTATGCCGGTGGCCTCGGCATGCTTCCGCCCTACTTGGCGGACAGACTTCACTATGTGCCCATCCACAGTTTTAAGTCTCAGTGTCCTGGAATGATTGACCTTCCCCACCAAGGAGATATGCAGTCCCTCCTCACTGGACGCTCCCTTTTTAACTCCCAGCTGCCTCAGCAGTATTTGGGACCTGAAGCACAGCTGCATCCTAGTGTTTATCATGTGGGAGCCACAGGAAACGATCTCTACAGTGTGACCTCCACAG GCATACTGAACAATGATCTAACAGTGAGACACCTTCACCCCAATTTAGGTCCTCCAGGAATTTCCGGGGCTGCTGGTTCCCATCACCTCCCCAGACCACATCAGAGCCAACAGGAAGTGGGAATGATGGGGAAAGCCTACAGTCAGTATGGTGTGGAGCCTATGGGGACAAATGGTCTTGAGGAACTGAGAG GCCAAGTGGTGGTGCCAGAGGAACTTCGGTTCCCTCATGCCTGCTGTGTGGGCATCGCCTCGCAGACCTCCCTCAGCCTCTTTAACCCTTCTGAGAGATGGCAGCAAGTGTCAATCACTGTCACCAGCCTTTCCATTGATGGAGAGAAG GTGGACAGTTTGCCTTATCAGTGGCTGATGGTGAAGAACAAGACAATCATTGGCCCCAAGAGTACAGAGGAGCAGAAAGTGTTGTTCATCCCTCCCCAGGCTGGTGTCTACCAGTGCATCCTCAGTGTTTACTCTTGGCCTGCAGCTGCTGAGACAGAGGTGGCTGCCAGGGCGAACATCTTTGCCAGAAGGGTGGCACTTGTCGCTATAGCTGAGAACCCTTCTCTAGAG ATTGAAGTTTCCAAATCTGGCTGTTTGGATTTTGGAGACCTTCCAGGAGGCAGCGCCAAATCTCTTCCTGTGAAAGTGCTCAACAGGACTCATGCCACAGTACCCATCCGTCTGGTCATCAGTGCA AATGCTACAGCATGGCGGTGCTTCACCTTCTCTAAACACCCTGTTACCATGACATCTGAGGGCGCACAGCAGGCTGGACACATGACCCCAGTGTCCTCTCCTTTGGTGATGAATCATGTGATGCATGCCAGCTACGGCGAG aatcCAGAAAGCTTCATGGTCTGGGTTCATTTCAAGGCCCCTCAGAAGTACACAGTCTCTTCAG GGGAGCTTGGTCCGGCTGACGAGTACAGTGCTCGAGTGGACATTGAAGTGGACTGCCCTGGTCCGAGTCATGTGATCAGGAGTATTCCACTCAGAGCCAGGTCTGGAACTGCAAGGGTCCATGCTCCTAAAGATCTGCAG ACCGTTAGCCTGTCTGCTCCACTGGGGAAATCTAGTCAACAGACGTTGCCATTAAAGAATGCGGGAAACATTGATGTGCAGCTAAAACTCAAG AGCAGTGAGGCTGAGAACAGTTTTTCTGTGACACCTGATGAACTGTTCCTAGGAGTGGGAGAGGAACAAGGCATTGTGGTGTCTTTCAAAGCAAAGGGCAACAGGAAATCTAGAGAAAG CCTTCTCACCATCTTGGTGCTACCATCAGGACCACAGTATGAAGTAATTCTGAAAGGAGAAGTAATCCCTGAAGACTCTGGAAAACGTgcacttcctgctgctgctgctgtctgtggcCCTGGTCTGACCAATGACGTCCCACCAATCCTCTCTAATAAACAGTTCGTAGCCTGGGGAGGGGTCACCCTGGGACGAGCTGT CCAACAGAAGCTGGTTCTAAGGAACAACTCGACCGACGCTTCACAGCAGCTGCGCTTGCTCATTCGTGGTCAAGACCAGGACTGTTTTCAG CTCCAGAGTATGTTCAGTCCTGAAGAGCGATTGACCCGGCATGGAGAACTGTCCATTCGTCCCAAAGAGGATGTTACCGTCCATCTGCTCTTTGCTCCCACCAGGGTGGCCTGCATGTTGGCCAAGCTGGAGATCAAACAGTCTGGAGTTCGGCCTTCACAACCAGGGGTCAAATTCACC ATTCCACTGTCTGGCTACGGTGGTACCAGCAACATCATCCTGGAGGAGCAGAGGAAACAGGCAGATGGCTACGTGGCTACACTGACCGACATTGCTGCTGGTCGCATCAGCaaagtttgtctgtgtgtgagaaacACTGGTTCTAGAGCAGCTTTCATCAAAGCTGTGGCCTTCTCTGATGTGCAGACACGATCGGTTATGGAGCCCTCCATCATCAGCCTCGCCCCTTCACAGTTTGTACTGAAGGAAAGGACACAAGAG gtgatCACTGTGCTAATGAAGTCCACCCAAAGAGAGCAGAGCCTGTGTGAGTCGGCCAATGCCCTGTTGGCTACAGTCTGTCTGTTCTGTGGAGATGAGGTCTCCAGGCAGCAGTACAGAAG ATTGCTTCAGAGCAAACCAGAAGTTGTGCGGAAAGCTCTGTCTGAGAACAGTCTGCTGAAAAACATAGACTTCAATGAAAAGTTCCTTGGAGAAGAAAATGTTACAGAGA CCTACGACCTTCCCCAGCGGCCCAATGAGGCTCACATCTTCTATGGCAACATGAGTAAGGTGGTGGTGTCATTGCTGGGAAGTACAAACAGCAGAGACTGTGAGGAGAGCGAGCGTTCTGAGCTGCTCCTGCCCTCCACCAGACACAGCTCAGAAACAGATAG TGGTTCAACAAATGGCAATGCGTCTCTGGATGTGCTGCCAGTGAAGGGTCCCCAGGGTCCAGCACTGAGAGTGGCAGAGCCTTCCTTAAAG GTTTCAGAACCATTACACAGGCAGCCTGAGTCCTGGACCATCCACCCAGAACAGCTCGTCCTTGCTGCTCCCACCATCA ctGGTGCATCCACCACTAGTCACGTTCAGATCCGGAACAGCACTTCCAGAGAGCTCAACTTTGATTTGTCCTGGCCCGCTCACTGCCTCACCATCACCCCACAGCATGGAGTTATCGAGCCTCA GTGCCACCTGCAGATTTTGGTCAGCCCCAACCCCTCACTAGCAACCAAACCTGCCCTGCTGCCATGGAGCGGACAGATTTATGTTCAGTGTGACGGTCGACAGAAG TTTATAAAGGTTCAGATACGACGGGACCTAGCTTTGGATGTGTCTGCAGCCCCAGCAGATTCTACTCTGTCAGCCCTGCCTCCTCAAGCTGCTACTCCCGTGCTGCCTGTGGCCAGGCTCACCAAGCCTTTGCTAACACCCCAGACACCTCTGGACCTGCTGGAGATCAGCAACAAGACAATCATCTTCCCCACCACTCCCTCAGGGGAATCATCTG AGGCCCAGCTGGAGGTACAGAATGGGGAAGTAGAAGTGAGGTGGTACCTCTCATCATTTGCCCCACCATATGTCAAG GGGGTTGATAACACTGGAGACGTTTACCGGGCCACCTACACAGCTTTCAGATGTTCCAGGGTCTCAGGAACCCTGGGAGCCCATGAGAAGATGCAG GTGCCCATTAGCTTCCTGCCCAGGGACCGCGGTGACTATGCTCAGTTCTGGGACTTGGAGTGCCATCCTGTGTCTGAGCCCCAGCAGAAAACCAGAATCCGCTTCCAACTCTGTGGCACT ggcGTCAGGTCTGGACCAATGGAAGGACCAGAGGAGGGAGACTGCTCATTGGTGAAGACAGAGGCTCCATTCAAGACCAGGAAGAGAGCCGATGCCTCAGCAGTGAAAACCAG CCAGGAG